The following are from one region of the Salvia splendens isolate huo1 chromosome 2, SspV2, whole genome shotgun sequence genome:
- the LOC121761140 gene encoding 60S ribosomal protein L3-1-like, producing the protein MSHRKFEHPRHGSLGFLPRKRAARHKGKVKAFPKDDPTKPCRLTAFLGYKAGMTHIVRDVEKPGSKLHKKETCEAVTIIETPPMVIVGVVGYVKTPRGLRCLNTVWAQHLSEEIRRRFYKNWCKSKKKAFSKYSKKLETDEGKKDIQSQLEKLKKYSCVIRVLAHTQIRKMKGLKQKKAHLMEIQVNGGTIAQKVDFAYGFFEKQVPVDAVFQKDEMLDIIGVTKGKGYEGVVTRWGVTRLPRKTHRGLRKVACIGAWHPARVSFTVARAGQNGYHHRTELNKKVYKLGKAGTEEHTASTEYDRTEKDVTPMGGFPHYGVVKDDYLMIKGGVVGPKKRVVTLRQSLLKQTSRVALEDIKLKFIDTSSKFGHGRFQTTSEKQKYYNRVKA; encoded by the exons ATGTCGCACAGGAAGTTTGAGCACCCAAGGCACGGTTCCCTCGGTTTCCTGCCAAGGAAGCGGGCTGCTCGCCACAAGGGAAAGG TAAAGGCTTTCCCTAAGGATGACCCAACCAAGCCTTGCAGGCTAACCGCCTTCTTGGGATACAAGGCTGGAATGACCCACATTGTCCGAGATGTGGAGAAACCTGGATCAA AGCTTCACAAGAAGGAAACATGCGAGGCTGTTACCATTATTGAAACACCACCCATGGTTATTGTTGGAGTTGTTGGGTATGTTAAGACTCCACGTGGTCTTCGCTGCTTGAACACAGTATGGGCTCAGCATCTCAGTGAGGAGATTAGGAGGAGGTTCTACAAGAACTGGTGCAAGTCCAAGAAGAAGGCCTTTTCCAAGTATTCAAAGAAATTGGAGACTGATGAAGGAAAGAAGGACATCCAGTCACAGCTGGAGAAACTGAAGAAATACTCTTGTGTCATCCGTGTGTTGGCTCACACCCAA ATTAGGAAGATGAAGGGACTAAAACAAAAGAAGGCACACTTGATGGAGATTCAAGTTAATGGTGGAACTATTGCTCAGAAGGTTGACTTTGCCTATGGCTTCTTCGAGAAGCAGGTCCCTGTGGATGCTGTATTCCAGAAGGATGAAATGCTTGACATCATAGGTGTGACTAAGGGTAAGGGATACGAAGGTGTTGTTACTCGTTGGGGTGTCACACGCCTTCCCCGCAAAACCCATAGGGGTCTTCGTAAGGTGGCTTGTATTGGTGCTTGGCATCCTGCCAGAGTTTCCTTCACTGTTGCTAGGGCTGGTCAGAATGGGTACCATCACCGTACAGAATTGAACAAGAAGGTCTACAAGCTTGGAAAGGCGGGAACTGAGGAGCACACTGCCAGTACTGAGTATGACAG AACTGAGAAAGATGTTACACCAATGGGTGGTTTCCCACACTACGGTGTTGTGAAGGATGATTACCTGATGATCAAGGGTGGGGTTGTTGGACCCAAGAAAAGGGTTGTCACCCTTCGTCAATCTCTCCTGAAACAGACTTCTCGTGTTGCTCTGGAAGACATCAAGCTTAAGTTTATTGACACCTCATCCAAGTTCGGACATGGGCGATTCCAGACAACCTCAGAGAAGCAGAAGTATTACAACCGAGTGAAGGCCTGA
- the LOC121788451 gene encoding uncharacterized protein LOC121788451 has protein sequence MERSEPTLVPEWLKKAGSLNGGSSPSNSDDQTSLKLARNKSFAKSNGNDFGRSFSSDRTTSSYFRRSSSSNGSGHLSSHSSFGKQHDRDWDRNTYDSRDREMSIMRDFRRWDSSDGSGATLLSKYERDGFSRSHSMVSGNNVDTWHKNAITDSSTTVGTKANGLLIKSRPIGGVKKTFFEKDFPSLGSEERTVTPEVGRVTSPSLGSAIFGLPLGSSTIANGEKWTSALAEVPVLVGSNSNVISPVQLAATRSSTVALGSSANLNMAEAVAQAPNRGQTTPSLLVGTQRLEELAIKQSRQLIPVTPSMPKTLAFSSTDKQKNKVVGPVKGDILKASNAGKLHVLKSGSEKNGTAYAMKDSLSPTSSSKLVSSTLAAPSVSGSTATRGSTNNPIHGRKPAFTVLDKRPTSQAQSRNDFFNSVRKKSLENSSSIAGSPTANSSPVVEINTATSPSSSDKSEMEVMCGNTSQGGETSLGVSLGGDNLPEIRGDMKENVGTCDVQKHISNGMKHPSLDLIFPEEEEAALLRSLGWEENAEGDEGGLTEEEINAFREDITKYINSKPSFKILKEAPPKIFPFDSHIGGMSTGLSSSDAKLES, from the exons ATGGAAAGAAGTGAGCCCACTTTAGTACCAGAATGGTTGAAAAAGGCCGGAAGTCTGAATGGAGGCAGCAGTCCATCAAATTCAG aTGATCAAACCTCATTGAAGCTTGCAAGAAATAAGTCATTTGCGAAGAGTAATGGTAATGATTTTGGACGATCTTTTAGTTCTGACAGAACTACCTCTTCATATTTTCGCCGAAGTTCTAGTAGTAATGGTTCTGGTCACCTGAGCTCTCATAGTAGTTTTGGCAAGCAACATGATAGGGATTGGGATAGGAATACATATGATTCTCGTGATAGGGAAATGTCTATCATGAGAGACTTTAGGCGGTGGGACTCATCAGATGGATCGGGAGCCACCTTATTGAGTAAATATGAGAGGGATGGGTTCAGCCGTTCTCATTCGATGGTTTCTGGGAACAATGTAGACACATGGCACAAGAACGCTATAACTGATTCGAGCACTACTGTTGGAACCAAAGCCAATGGTCTACTTATTAAGAGCAGGCCCATTGGTGGAGTGAAGAAAACATTTTTTGAAAAAGATTTCCCATCATTGGGGTCTGAAGAAAGAACAGTTACTCCTGAGGTTGGAAGAGTCACATCTCCTAGTTTGGGTTCTGCTATTTTTGGCTTACCTTTAGGCTCCTCAACCATTGCCAACGGCGAAAAGTGGACTTCAGCTTTGGCAGAGGTTCCTGTTCTAGTTGGAAGCAATAGTAATGTCATCTCTCCTGTGCAGCTGGCAGCAACGCGAAGTTCTACAGTGGCTTTGGGCTCAAGCGCCAATCTCAATATGGCAGAAGCTGTAGCTCAGGCTCCTAATCGTGGCCAAACTACTCCATCG TTACTTGTGGGAACTCAGAGACTTGAAGAACTGGCTATCAAACAATCTAGGCAATTAATCCCTGTGACGCCATCAATGCCTAAAACTTTG GCCTTCAGTTCGACAGATAAACAGAAAAATAAGGTGGTTGGGCCTGTGAAGGGTGATATTTTAAAAGCATCTAATGCGGGGAAGCTCCATGTTCTCAAGTCAGGGAGTGAAAAGAATGGTACTGCTTATGCTATGAAGGATAGTTTGAGCCCAACAAGTAGTAGCAAACTTGTGAGTTCTACACTTGCTGCTCCATCTGTTTCTGGATCAACTGCAACTAGAGGCTCAACAAACAACCCAATCCATGGCCGCAAGCCTGCATTTACTGTGCTGGATAAGAGACCCACTTCCCAAGCTCAGAGCCGAAATGACTTTTTCAACTCAGTGAGGAAGAAATCTTTGGAGAACTCTTCTTCTATTGCTGGTTCGCCAACAGCAAACTCCTCACCTGTTGTGGAGATTAACACTGCAACTTCACCATCCTCTTCAGATAAGTCCGAGATGGAGGTTATGTGTGGCAATACTTCTCAGGGTGGTGAAACTTCCTTAGGTGTAAGCTTGGGTGGGGACAATTTGCCTGAGATAAGAGGTGACATGAAGGAAAATGTTGGTACTTGTGATGTGCAGAAGCATATTAGTAACGGAATGAAGCACCCTAGCTTAGATCTTATATTCCCAGAGGAGGAAGAAGCGGCATTGTTACGTTCTTTGGGATGGGAGGAAAATGCCGAGGGTGACGAAGGTGGTCTTACTGAAGAAGAAATTAATGCTTTCCGCGAGGATATTACTAAG TACATCAATTCAAAGCCATCCTTCAAAATCTTGAAAGAGGCACCGCCAAAAATCTTTCCGTTTGACTCACATATTGGAGGCATGTCTACTGGATTGAGTTCTTCTGATGCTAAGCTGGAATCTTGA